The DNA region TGCTGTTGCCGCAGTTCGTGCGACCGGAAGCGGGGCCCGTCGCATGGCAGATGGTCGAACTGGGTGTCGTGCTGGTTGCGCTGGGCGCGTGCTTCGACGCCGTCTATGCGATCGGCGCCGCGCGGATCGCTGGCTGGGTGCGCGCGCATCCGCTTGCGCAGTCTGTGCAGCGCTGGACGTTCTCCGCCGCGCTGATCGGTTTCGCGCTGCGCCTGTCGCTCGATTGACGGGCCTGTGACGCGCCCGCGTCGAGCGGGCTTATTTGCGGATCATCGCCGCGCGTTCCGGCTTCTGGTCGATGACCTTGCGGCGATGCTTGTCTTTCATCTTCTTCCAGCCTTTGCATTCCTCCTTCGTGCGCAGGCAGCCAATGCAATAACCGGTCTTGCTGTCGAACTTGCAGATGTCGATACAGGGCGATTTGACACTCATGCTGGCGTGCTCGTGATCGTTTGAATGGAGGATGAAAGGTCAATGTCGCATGGCGCGCCGGCGGCAGGCAAAGTGATTGTGTTAATAAAGGCGATAGACTGCACGGCCAAAGCCGTGTCGCCGTATGTCGTCGTATTGACCGATCACCTCAATCCCGCCGATGAAGACCCTGTTGCTCTACGTTATGACCGCGATCGCCGAGATCGTCGGCTGCTATCTGCCCTGGCGCTGGCTCAAGGACGGCGGCCCCGCGTGGCTGCTGTTGCCGGGCGCGTTGAGCCTTGCGCTGTTCGCATGGCTTCTGACCTTTCATGGCGCGGCGGCGGGCCGCGTCTATGCCGCATACGGCGGCGTCTATGTAGCGGTGGCGATCCTCTGGCTATGGTGCGTCGACCACGTGCGTCCGAACGCATGGGATCTTGTGGGCGCCGCGCTGACGCTGGCCGGCATGGGCGTCATAGCGTTCCAGCCGCGCGTCTGACTGGCAGCGGGCCGCGCCTTATCCACGCCGACGCCCACGCCCACGCTCGAGCCGCGATGCGCGAAACCCGGCTGATCCAGTTCGCGCATTACTCGCCAATAGGTCCCTTCAACGTTAGCTGTTGGGCTTGCCGAGGAAATCGAGCTTGCCGAGTTCGACGCCGTTATGACGCAGGATGTCGTACGCCGTCGTGACGTGGAAATAGAAGTTCGGCATCGCGAAGCCGAGCAGATAAGACAGGCCGCTGAACTCGACCGGGCCGGTGCGCATCTTCAGCGTGACGGTGCGCGTCTCCGAGCCGTCGATCTGCGCCGCGTTGAACTCCTTCAGATAATCGATCGTTTTCTGAATGCGCGCGTGCAGCTCGTCGAAGGTGAACTCCACGTCGTCGAACTTCGGCGCTTCGACACCGGCCAGCCGCGCTGCGCAACCCTTCGCGGTATCCGTTGCGATGTGCACCTGACGCGCCAGCGGGTGCATGTCCGGAAAGAGACGGGC from Paraburkholderia caribensis includes:
- a CDS encoding DUF1289 domain-containing protein; this translates as MSVKSPCIDICKFDSKTGYCIGCLRTKEECKGWKKMKDKHRRKVIDQKPERAAMIRK
- a CDS encoding YnfA family protein; the encoded protein is MKTLLLYVMTAIAEIVGCYLPWRWLKDGGPAWLLLPGALSLALFAWLLTFHGAAAGRVYAAYGGVYVAVAILWLWCVDHVRPNAWDLVGAALTLAGMGVIAFQPRV
- a CDS encoding DUF1993 domain-containing protein yields the protein MTISMFQASIPVLIRGLTNLQAILGKGQAHAAEKQIDPSVLTGARLFPDMHPLARQVHIATDTAKGCAARLAGVEAPKFDDVEFTFDELHARIQKTIDYLKEFNAAQIDGSETRTVTLKMRTGPVEFSGLSYLLGFAMPNFYFHVTTAYDILRHNGVELGKLDFLGKPNS